The proteins below are encoded in one region of Streptomyces ficellus:
- the aroA gene encoding 3-phosphoshikimate 1-carboxyvinyltransferase: protein MTETPAQLDLWPAPYASGAVDATVTVPGSKSVTNRALVLAALASEPGWLRHPLRSRDTLLMAEALRTMGVGIEEGVGPDGTGERWRVIPAGLHGPAQVDVGNAGTVMRFLPPVATLAAGPVRFDGDPRSHERPLHGVIDALRVLGARIDDDARGSLPLTVHGAGALEGGSVEIDASSSSQFVSALLLSAPRFNQGVEVRHTGATLPSMPHIRMTVDMLRAVGAQVDEPETGGEPNVWRVSPSALLGRDLTVEPDLSNAQPFLAAALVTGGRVTVPDWPERTTQPGDALREIFTEMGGSCELTEQGLTFTGTGTIHGIDVDLGEVGELTPGIAAVAALADSPSTLRGVAHLRLHETDRLAALTKEINELGGDVTETADGLHIRPRPLHGGVFHTYDDHRMATAGSVIGLAVRGVEIENVATTAKTLPDFPRMWTGMLEA, encoded by the coding sequence ATGACCGAAACACCCGCACAGCTCGATCTCTGGCCGGCCCCGTACGCGAGTGGAGCCGTGGACGCGACCGTCACCGTGCCCGGGTCCAAGTCGGTCACCAACCGGGCCCTGGTGCTCGCCGCGCTCGCCTCCGAGCCGGGCTGGCTGCGGCATCCGCTGCGCTCGCGCGACACCCTGCTGATGGCGGAGGCCCTGCGCACCATGGGCGTCGGCATCGAGGAGGGCGTGGGCCCGGACGGCACGGGCGAGCGGTGGCGCGTCATCCCCGCGGGCCTACACGGTCCCGCGCAGGTCGACGTCGGCAACGCGGGCACGGTCATGCGCTTCCTCCCGCCGGTCGCGACGCTCGCCGCCGGCCCGGTCCGCTTCGACGGCGACCCGCGCTCCCACGAGCGGCCGCTGCACGGCGTGATCGACGCCCTGCGCGTCCTGGGCGCCCGGATCGACGACGACGCGCGCGGCTCGCTGCCGCTGACGGTGCACGGGGCGGGCGCCCTGGAGGGCGGCTCCGTGGAGATCGACGCCTCGTCGTCGTCCCAGTTCGTCAGCGCCCTGCTGCTGTCCGCGCCGCGCTTCAACCAGGGCGTCGAGGTACGGCACACGGGCGCCACGCTGCCCTCGATGCCGCACATCCGGATGACGGTCGACATGCTGCGCGCGGTGGGCGCCCAGGTCGACGAGCCGGAGACGGGCGGCGAGCCGAACGTGTGGCGGGTCTCCCCCTCGGCGCTGCTGGGCCGCGACCTGACCGTCGAGCCCGACCTGTCCAACGCGCAGCCGTTCCTGGCCGCCGCGCTGGTCACCGGCGGACGGGTCACCGTTCCCGACTGGCCGGAGCGCACCACCCAGCCCGGTGACGCGCTGCGGGAGATCTTCACCGAGATGGGTGGCTCCTGCGAGCTGACCGAGCAGGGCCTCACCTTCACAGGTACGGGCACGATCCACGGCATCGACGTGGACCTGGGCGAGGTCGGCGAGCTGACGCCCGGCATCGCGGCGGTCGCGGCCCTCGCCGACTCGCCGTCCACCCTGCGCGGCGTGGCCCACCTGCGCCTGCACGAGACGGACCGGCTGGCCGCGCTGACCAAGGAGATCAACGAGCTGGGCGGCGACGTCACGGAGACGGCGGACGGCCTGCACATCCGCCCGCGCCCGCTGCACGGCGGGGTGTTCCACACGTACGACGACCACCGGATGGCGACGGCCGGTTCGGTCATCGGCCTCGCCGTCCGGGGCGTGGAGATCGAGAACGTGGCGACGACCGCGAAGACCCTTCCGGACTTCCCGCGGATGTGGACCGGAATGCTCGAGGCCTGA
- the rsgA gene encoding ribosome small subunit-dependent GTPase A — MRRYGKHTDEDDIRSRPNRKGNRPRTNIRPKHEDAAEGMVLTVDRGRLTCLVDDRVVMAMKARELGRKAAVVGDRVSLVGDMSGKKDTLARIVRIEERASVLRRTADDDDPFERVVVANADQLAIVTALADPEPRPRLIDRCLVAAFDGGLEPLLVLTKSDLAPPEKLLELYGALDIPYVVTSQDELYDGHTAADRVREHLDGRTTAFVGHSGVGKTTLVNALVPEDRRRTTGLVNAVTGRGRHTTTSALALPLDRADGWVIDTPGVRSFGLHHVDPSRVINAFPDLEPGTENCPRACSHDEPDCGLDAWVAEGHADPARLYSLRRLLATRERREGD; from the coding sequence ATGCGCCGCTACGGCAAGCACACCGACGAGGACGACATCCGTTCCCGCCCCAACCGCAAGGGCAACCGGCCGCGGACCAACATCCGCCCCAAGCACGAGGACGCCGCCGAGGGCATGGTCCTCACCGTGGACCGCGGCCGGCTGACCTGCCTCGTCGACGACCGGGTCGTCATGGCGATGAAGGCCCGCGAGCTGGGCCGCAAGGCGGCCGTCGTCGGTGACCGGGTCTCCCTGGTGGGTGACATGTCCGGCAAGAAGGACACCCTCGCGCGGATCGTGCGCATCGAGGAGCGCGCCTCGGTGCTGCGCCGCACCGCCGACGACGACGACCCCTTCGAGCGGGTCGTGGTCGCCAACGCGGACCAGCTGGCCATCGTGACCGCGCTCGCCGACCCCGAGCCCCGGCCCCGGCTGATCGACCGGTGCCTGGTCGCCGCGTTCGACGGGGGCCTGGAGCCACTGCTGGTGCTCACCAAGTCGGACCTGGCCCCGCCCGAGAAGCTGCTGGAGCTGTACGGCGCGCTGGACATCCCGTACGTGGTGACGAGCCAGGACGAGCTGTACGACGGGCACACCGCCGCCGACCGGGTCCGCGAGCACCTGGACGGGCGCACCACGGCGTTCGTGGGCCATTCGGGCGTCGGCAAGACGACGCTGGTCAACGCGCTGGTGCCGGAGGACCGCCGGAGGACCACCGGCCTGGTCAACGCGGTGACGGGCCGTGGCCGGCACACCACCACCTCGGCGCTGGCCCTGCCGCTGGACCGCGCGGACGGGTGGGTGATCGACACTCCGGGCGTACGGTCGTTCGGGCTGCACCACGTCGACCCGTCCCGGGTGATCAACGCCTTCCCGGACCTGGAGCCGGGCACCGAGAACTGCCCGCGCGCGTGCAGCCACGACGAGCCGGACTGCGGGCTGGACGCCTGGGTGGCCGAGGGGCACGCCGACCCCGCCCGGCTGTATTCACTGCGGCGACTTCTCGCCACCCGGGAGCGACGCGAGGGCGACTGA
- a CDS encoding DMT family transporter: MAWLLVIVAGFLETGFAVCLKLSHGFTRLWPTVAFACFALGSFGLLTLSLRKLDVGPAYAVWTGIGAAGTAIYGMIFLGDLVSTLKIISISLVILGVIGLQLSGSSH, encoded by the coding sequence ATGGCGTGGCTGCTGGTGATTGTCGCCGGGTTCCTGGAGACGGGTTTCGCGGTCTGCCTCAAGCTGTCGCACGGTTTCACCCGGCTGTGGCCGACGGTCGCGTTCGCCTGCTTCGCCCTGGGCAGCTTCGGTCTGCTGACGCTGTCGCTGCGGAAGCTGGACGTGGGTCCGGCGTACGCGGTGTGGACCGGCATCGGGGCGGCGGGCACCGCCATCTACGGCATGATCTTCCTCGGTGACCTGGTGTCCACCCTGAAGATCATCTCGATCTCGCTGGTCATCCTCGGGGTCATCGGACTTCAGCTGTCGGGCTCGTCGCACTGA
- a CDS encoding TetR/AcrR family transcriptional regulator yields MPTTREALLNAAQEALALLPWPAVRMVDVASAAGVSRQTLYNEFGSKEGLARALVRREADAYLRGVERALAVRSDAAGRLVSVAEWTVGQAAARPLLRALLTGCWGDRLPAPRPAPVRSRVLAGAPAQRRADAGAPAPGELLAAVRERSRAALARAGGDPGAEVCELAVRLALSYVVAPGVPEESGGPGLEALLRGLLGVSATSPTAEVR; encoded by the coding sequence ATGCCCACCACACGCGAAGCACTGCTGAACGCCGCGCAGGAGGCGCTCGCCCTGCTGCCCTGGCCGGCGGTCCGGATGGTCGACGTGGCGTCCGCCGCCGGGGTCTCCCGGCAGACCCTCTACAACGAGTTCGGCAGCAAGGAGGGCCTCGCCCGCGCTCTGGTGCGCCGTGAGGCCGACGCCTACCTGCGCGGTGTCGAACGCGCCCTGGCGGTCCGGTCCGACGCGGCCGGGCGGCTGGTCTCCGTGGCGGAGTGGACCGTCGGGCAGGCCGCCGCGCGGCCCCTGCTGCGGGCGCTGCTCACCGGCTGCTGGGGCGACCGCCTGCCGGCGCCGCGCCCCGCCCCCGTCCGCTCCCGGGTCCTGGCCGGCGCCCCCGCGCAGCGCCGTGCCGACGCGGGCGCGCCCGCCCCGGGCGAACTGCTGGCGGCCGTACGGGAGCGGTCCCGGGCGGCCCTGGCGCGGGCCGGCGGCGATCCCGGCGCGGAGGTGTGCGAGCTGGCGGTGCGGCTGGCCCTGTCGTACGTCGTCGCGCCGGGCGTACCGGAGGAGTCCGGTGGGCCGGGGCTGGAGGCGCTGCTGCGCGGCCTGCTCGGCGTCAGTGCGACGAGCCCGACAGCTGAAGTCCGATGA
- the hisN gene encoding histidinol-phosphatase yields the protein MADYHDDLRLAHVLADTADAATMDRFRALDLKVETKPDMTPVSEADKAAEELIRGNLQRARPRDAVLGEEYGVEGTGPRRWVIDPIDGTKNYVRGVPVWATLIALMEAGPGGFQPVVGVVSAPALGRRWWAAKGLGAYTGRSLTSATRIHVSKVAELSDASFAYSSLSGWEEQGRLEGFLGLTRACWRTRGYGDFWPYMMVAEGSVDLCAEPELSLWDMAAPAIVVQEAGGMYTGLDGRPGPHGGNAAASNGLLHEELLGHLNGRHLA from the coding sequence ATGGCCGATTACCACGATGATCTGCGTCTTGCCCACGTCCTCGCGGACACCGCCGACGCCGCCACCATGGACCGGTTCCGGGCGCTGGACCTGAAGGTCGAGACCAAGCCGGACATGACCCCGGTGAGCGAGGCCGACAAGGCGGCCGAGGAGCTGATCCGCGGCAACCTCCAGCGGGCCCGGCCACGGGACGCGGTCCTCGGCGAGGAGTACGGCGTCGAGGGCACCGGCCCGCGCCGCTGGGTGATCGACCCGATCGACGGCACCAAGAACTACGTGCGCGGGGTCCCCGTGTGGGCGACGCTGATCGCGCTGATGGAGGCGGGTCCCGGCGGCTTCCAGCCGGTCGTGGGCGTGGTGTCGGCGCCGGCCCTGGGCCGCCGCTGGTGGGCCGCGAAGGGGCTGGGGGCGTACACGGGGCGCAGCCTGACGTCGGCGACGCGGATCCACGTGTCGAAGGTGGCGGAGCTGTCGGACGCCTCGTTCGCGTACTCCTCGCTGAGCGGCTGGGAGGAGCAGGGGCGGCTGGAGGGCTTCCTCGGCCTCACGCGCGCGTGCTGGCGGACGCGCGGCTACGGCGACTTCTGGCCGTACATGATGGTGGCGGAGGGTTCGGTGGACCTCTGCGCCGAGCCGGAGCTTTCGCTGTGGGACATGGCGGCGCCCGCGATCGTCGTCCAGGAGGCGGGCGGCATGTACACCGGCCTCGACGGGCGGCCGGGCCCGCACGGCGGCAACGCGGCGGCGTCAAACGGGCTGCTGCACGAGGAACTGCTCGGACACCTGAACGGCCGTCACCTCGCGTAG
- a CDS encoding CBS domain-containing protein: MLVRDAMSTVVLTIGPAHTLRQAAALMAARRVGAAVVLDHDGSGLGILTERDILVSVGAGQNPDRETAGAHTTTDVVFAAPGWTLAEAAQAMAHGGFRHLIVLDGDGPVGIVSVRDIIRCWAPVRLREASLTAG, encoded by the coding sequence ATGCTCGTCCGTGACGCCATGAGCACGGTGGTCCTCACCATCGGCCCCGCACACACCCTCCGCCAGGCGGCCGCACTGATGGCGGCGCGCCGCGTCGGTGCGGCGGTCGTCCTCGACCACGACGGAAGCGGCCTCGGCATCCTCACCGAGCGCGACATCCTCGTCTCCGTGGGAGCCGGCCAGAACCCCGACCGGGAGACCGCCGGAGCGCACACCACCACCGACGTCGTCTTCGCGGCGCCGGGCTGGACCCTGGCGGAAGCCGCCCAGGCCATGGCCCACGGCGGCTTCCGGCACCTGATCGTGCTGGACGGCGACGGGCCGGTCGGCATCGTCTCCGTACGCGACATCATCCGCTGCTGGGCGCCGGTGCGGCTGCGCGAGGCCAGCCTGACCGCCGGGTAG